From the Ruminiclostridium josui JCM 17888 genome, one window contains:
- a CDS encoding DUF3852 domain-containing protein, producing MKLKRILSVLLVVLLGCMLCTTAYAAPPTGDVAGAIESTWNDASGQIKAVVNKVVFPAIDLILAVFFFAKLGTAYFDYRKHGQFEWAAPAILFACLVFTLTAPLYIWTILGM from the coding sequence ATGAAACTCAAAAGAATCCTGTCTGTTCTCCTCGTGGTATTGCTGGGCTGCATGCTTTGCACGACTGCTTACGCCGCACCGCCCACAGGCGACGTAGCCGGAGCCATTGAAAGCACCTGGAACGACGCTTCCGGTCAAATCAAAGCTGTGGTAAACAAGGTGGTTTTCCCTGCTATTGACCTGATTCTTGCTGTGTTTTTCTTCGCAAAATTGGGTACGGCATACTTTGATTACCGCAAGCACGGGCAGTTTGAGTGGGCAGCGCCCGCAATCCTGTTCGCTTGTCTGGTATTCACCCTGACCGCGCCGTTATACATCTGGACGATACTGGGGATGTAA